Proteins from a genomic interval of Arachis hypogaea cultivar Tifrunner chromosome 10, arahy.Tifrunner.gnm2.J5K5, whole genome shotgun sequence:
- the LOC112715970 gene encoding 3-ketoacyl-CoA synthase 4, with protein sequence MHHIPPTPSMAAAREEAENVMFGALDNLFANTKIKPKDIGVLVVNCSLFNPTPSLSAMIVNKYKLRGNIRSFNLGGMGCSAGVIAIDLAKDMLQVHRNTYAVVISTENITQNWYFGNKKSMLIPNCLFRVGGSAILLSNKGSVKRRAKYKLVHVVRTHKGTDDKAFRCVYQEQDDDGKTGVSLSKDLMAIAGGALKTNITTLGPLVLPISEQLLFFATLVVNKLLNAKVKPYIPDFKLAFDHFCIHADGRAVIDELEKNLQLLPMHVKASRMTLHKFGNTSSSSIWYELAYTEAKGRMRKGNRV encoded by the coding sequence ATGCATCATATCCCTCCAACTCCTTCCATGGCTGCTGCAAGAGAAGAAGCTGAGAATGTTATGTTTGGTGCTTTGGATAATCTCTTTGCTAATACAAAGATTAAGCCTAAGGATATTGGTGTTCTTGTTGTGAATTGCAGTTTGTTTAACCCAACTCCTTCACTTTCTGCAATGATTGTGAACAAGTACAAGCTTAGGGGTAACATTAGAAGCTTCAATTTAGGTGGTATGGGTTGTAGTGCAGGAGTTATAGCCATTGATCTTGCTAAGGACATGCTTCAAGTTCATAGGAACACTTATGCTGTTGTTATTAGCACTGAGAACATTACTCAGAATTGGTACTTTGGGAACAAGAAATCTATGCTGATCCCAAATTGTTTGTTCCGTGTTGGTGGTTCTGCTATTTTGTTGTCCAACAAAGGCTCTGTTAAGAGAAGAGCAAAGTACAAGCTTGTTCATGTTGTGAGGACTCATAAGGGTACTGATGATAAAGCTTTCAGGTGTGTGTATCAAGAACAAGATGATGATGGCAAAACTGGTGTTTCTCTCTCAAAGGATCTTATGGCTATTGCTGGTGGGGCTTTGAAGACTAACATCACAACTTTGGGGCCTCTTGTTCTTCCAATAAGTGAACAGCTTCTGTTCTTTGCTACTTTGGTTGTTAATAAGCTTCTGAATGCAAAAGTGAAGCCTTATATACCTGATTTCAAGCTTGCATTTGATCATTTCTGCATTCATGCTGATGGGAGAGCTGTGATTGATGAGCTTGAGAAGAATCTTCAGCTTCTGCCTATGCATGTTAAGGCTTCTAGAATGACACTTCACAAATTTGGGAACACTTCTTCAAGCTCTATTTGGTATGAGCTGGCATACACTGAAGCCAAGGGAAGAATGAGAAAGGGGAATAGGGTGTAG